The proteins below come from a single Fastidiosipila sanguinis genomic window:
- the rimI gene encoding ribosomal protein S18-alanine N-acetyltransferase, whose protein sequence is MAIEFRQANKDDLYELGSLEVEIFSDPWGEATLANYLESSEKDKAIYVLFDGVNEKILAYVIVQTLYAEMEIMRFAVVSNRRREGLGKRLMNTLKDVAKDHEVKKIILEVNSINYKAINLYKNLGFIEVGRRKDYYKQGEDALLMDLNIA, encoded by the coding sequence ATGGCAATAGAATTTCGTCAAGCAAACAAAGATGATTTATATGAACTGGGCTCTCTTGAAGTGGAAATTTTCTCGGATCCTTGGGGCGAAGCAACGCTTGCAAACTATTTAGAGTCAAGTGAGAAAGATAAGGCAATATATGTTTTGTTTGATGGGGTGAATGAGAAGATACTGGCTTATGTGATTGTCCAAACTTTATATGCTGAAATGGAAATAATGAGATTTGCAGTAGTTTCTAATCGCAGACGTGAAGGTCTAGGCAAAAGGCTAATGAACACGTTGAAAGACGTAGCTAAAGACCACGAAGTAAAGAAAATAATCCTTGAAGTAAACTCGATTAATTACAAAGCAATTAATCTGTACAAAAATTTAGGCTTTATCGAGGTTGGTAGGCGTAAGGACTATTACAAACAGGGAGAAGATGCCTTATTGATGGATTTAAATATCGCTTAG
- the tsaB gene encoding tRNA (adenosine(37)-N6)-threonylcarbamoyltransferase complex dimerization subunit type 1 TsaB, with protein MKILTIDTATPHLICSLGDENSYITGVFKEASRTHSQHIISAIDELLESAGVSLDEIDYFAASEGPGSFTGLRIGIATVQALAFVKNKPCLKVNTLDAIAEDKRSADTLTLSMLDARNRRVYANAVVGDTTLVEASVGEVEIFAEKVAKALEDKEIKINKIIFAGDQAREMYIADEAVLELLPKVEAEMAEALYRPEDLHKVSLREYEAGRFLEAEELLPEYYAPTEAERELNK; from the coding sequence GTGAAAATACTAACAATAGACACAGCTACTCCACATTTAATTTGTAGCTTAGGTGATGAAAATTCTTATATTACAGGAGTATTTAAAGAGGCAAGCAGAACACATTCTCAGCATATAATTTCTGCAATAGATGAGTTATTAGAATCTGCAGGAGTGAGTTTGGATGAGATAGATTATTTTGCTGCATCAGAGGGGCCAGGATCTTTTACAGGTTTAAGAATTGGTATTGCTACTGTTCAGGCTCTAGCTTTTGTGAAAAATAAACCATGTCTTAAAGTCAATACACTAGATGCTATTGCGGAGGATAAAAGATCTGCTGATACTTTAACTTTGTCTATGTTAGATGCTAGAAATAGAAGAGTTTATGCTAATGCTGTAGTGGGAGATACTACTCTAGTAGAAGCTTCTGTTGGTGAAGTTGAGATATTCGCTGAAAAAGTTGCAAAGGCACTAGAAGATAAAGAGATTAAGATTAATAAAATTATTTTTGCCGGTGATCAGGCACGTGAAATGTATATTGCAGACGAAGCAGTTTTAGAGCTTTTGCCAAAGGTAGAAGCAGAGATGGCGGAGGCTTTGTACAGACCAGAGGACTTACACAAGGTATCGTTGAGAGAATATGAGGCAGGTAGGTTCCTAGAAGCGGAAGAGTTACTGCCAGAATACTATGCACCGACTGAGGCAGAGCGAGAATTGAACAAATAG
- the tsaE gene encoding tRNA (adenosine(37)-N6)-threonylcarbamoyltransferase complex ATPase subunit type 1 TsaE: MKFLIKELNDTKKIANSLAKVLSGNDILTLQGDLGAGKTTFVRALAEGLGIDPDTVSSPTFTIMQIYESNSGPSLCHFDAYRLKGSESFLHEGFNEYFSDGMVVCIEWPEIIEDALEALDADRLIIKITAERAMALDFSAEKINVQIDNVHRDFEILANGKRAQEILDKWQELDSFPRELEV, from the coding sequence ATGAAATTTCTTATTAAAGAACTTAATGATACGAAAAAAATAGCCAATAGTTTAGCGAAAGTGCTCTCAGGCAATGACATCTTGACTTTGCAAGGTGATCTTGGTGCGGGCAAAACTACTTTTGTACGTGCTTTGGCAGAGGGCCTCGGCATAGATCCTGATACTGTAAGCAGCCCTACTTTTACAATTATGCAAATTTATGAAAGCAATTCAGGACCTTCACTTTGTCACTTCGATGCATACAGGCTAAAAGGTAGCGAGAGTTTTTTGCATGAGGGATTTAATGAATATTTCAGTGATGGTATGGTGGTCTGTATAGAATGGCCAGAAATTATCGAGGATGCTCTAGAAGCTTTAGACGCTGATAGATTGATAATTAAAATTACTGCTGAGAGGGCGATGGCTCTTGATTTTTCGGCAGAAAAGATAAATGTGCAAATAGATAATGTTCATAGAGATTTTGAGATATTAGCTAACGGCAAGAGAGCTCAAGAAATTTTAGACAAGTGGCAAGAACTTGATAGTTTTCCCAGAGAGCTTGAAGTTTAG
- a CDS encoding NADPH-dependent FMN reductase has product MLKIAVITGSTREGRVNRDVADYVVKVANEFTQEAEFELVDILEYDLPDFNSAPPLMLNKQYDDPKITKWSEKIEEFDGYIFVTPEYNKNTSPALLNAICLLGGEWTDKAASIVGYGSTDGITAIQVLRITLSNLGLAVQGKFANFNIFTDWQNGEFKPQEYREATVELMVAALVKWAKALKTVR; this is encoded by the coding sequence ATGTTAAAAATAGCAGTTATTACAGGTAGTACACGTGAAGGTAGAGTCAATCGTGACGTTGCTGATTACGTTGTTAAGGTAGCAAATGAGTTTACTCAGGAAGCAGAATTTGAGTTAGTAGATATTTTGGAATATGATTTGCCAGATTTTAACTCAGCACCACCACTAATGCTTAATAAACAATATGATGATCCCAAAATTACTAAGTGGTCAGAAAAAATAGAAGAGTTTGATGGCTATATCTTCGTAACACCTGAATATAATAAAAACACATCTCCAGCTTTATTGAACGCAATTTGCTTGTTAGGTGGAGAATGGACAGACAAGGCAGCAAGTATAGTTGGATATGGTTCTACTGACGGTATTACAGCAATCCAAGTATTAAGAATTACACTTTCTAATCTTGGTTTAGCTGTTCAAGGTAAATTCGCAAACTTCAATATATTCACTGATTGGCAAAATGGCGAATTTAAGCCACAAGAATATCGTGAAGCAACTGTAGAACTAATGGTAGCTGCCTTAGTTAAATGGGCTAAGGCTTTGAAAACTGTTAGATAG